One part of the Lepeophtheirus salmonis chromosome 14, UVic_Lsal_1.4, whole genome shotgun sequence genome encodes these proteins:
- the LOC121129499 gene encoding uncharacterized protein, with the protein MKSIQSISFIIASALLSLSVADKPPGFGGSPPLGQYASSQSSYGNGLSGYEQEVDPLAALADAIPGVPGEDYPIYSEVPETSFVCDGQIEGGYYADPEAECQAFHICGADASGGLVKYSFLCPNGTLFNQEYFICDWWFNFDCAQAEELYSRNEEIAAEREAAAGDLDAYGSVPAGYGAPTNGYGSPSSSGKYNKPAPPSRRPSSQRKSSNTASSGYGSPSSPAPGGYGSPVAPQSSYQF; encoded by the coding sequence ATGAAATCCATTCAGAGCATATCCTTTATTATTGCCTCAGCACTCTTGAGTCTCTCTGTCGCTGATAAACCTCCTGGTTTTGGAGGATCCCCACCTTTAGGTCAATATGCTTCATCTCAGAGTAGTTACGGTAATGGTTTGAGTGGTTATGAGCAAGAAGTTGATCCTCTTGCTGCTCTTGCTGATGCCATTCCCGGAGTTCCTGGAGAGGACTACCCCATTTACTCTGAAGTACCAGAAACTTCTTTTGTGTGTGATGGACAAATAGAAGGAGGATACTATGCAGATCCAGAGGCTGAATGTCAAGCCTTTCATATTTGTGGTGCTGATGCTTCTGGTGGTCTAGTCAAGTATTCTTTCCTCTGTCCCAACGGCACTCTTTTCAATCAAGAGTATTTCATCTGTGACTGGTGGTTCAACTTTGATTGTGCTCAAGCTGAGGAGTTGTACTCTCGCAATGAAGAAATTGCAGCTGAGCGAGAAGCTGCAGCTGGAGATTTGGATGCCTATGGTTCAGTTCCTGCTGGATATGGTGCTCCTACTAATGGTTATGGTTCTCCATCCAGTTCTGGAAAATATAACAAACCAGCTCCTCCATCCCGTCGTCCTTCTTCCCAGAGAAAATCATCAAATACAGCTTCATCTGGATATGGAAGTCCTTCATCTCCTGCCCCTGGTGGATATGGATCTCCCGTTGCTCCACAGTCTTcctatcaattttaa